A genomic segment from Spinacia oleracea cultivar Varoflay chromosome 3, BTI_SOV_V1, whole genome shotgun sequence encodes:
- the LOC110782556 gene encoding chaperone protein dnaJ 15 → MSSKNGGPSSTPALLRRDPYEVLSVTRDSTDQEIKSAYRKLALKYHPDKNANNPEAAELFKEVAYSYTILSDPEKRRQFDVAGFEALDAEGMDMEIDLSNLGTVNTVFAALFSKLGVPIKTTISANVLEEALNGTVTVRPLPVGTSVNGKVDKQCAHFFGVTISEEQAQAGIVVRITSPAQSKFKLLYFEQEANGGYGLALQEDSEKTGKMTSAGMYFLHFQVYRLDSTVNALAMAKDPEAAFFKRLEGLQPCEVSELKPGTHIFAVYGDNFFKPASYTIEALCVKSYEDTTEKLMDIEAQILRKRNELRQFESEYRKALARFQEVTNKYNLEKQSVDELLKQRDSIHSAFTVVKTLSNSGSSSNLSNGSTSKSSVEDSRGESPAEDGGSDGKDKSSRKRWFNLNIKGSDKKLG, encoded by the exons ATGAGTTCGAAAAATGGAGGACCGTCGTCGACCCCGGCTCTTCTTCGGAGAGATCCGTATGAGGTTTTAAGTGTTACTAGGGATTCTACTGATCAGGAAATCAAATCGGCATACCGGAAACTTGCGCTCAA GTATCATCCTGACAAAAATGCCAATAACCCTGAAGCTGCAGAGCTTTTTAAGGAGGTTGCTTATTCTTATACAATTTTGTCCGATCCTGAGAAGAGAAGGCAATTTGATGTTGCTGGATTTGAG GCTCTGGATGCTGAAGGCATGGATATGGAAATCGACTTATCCAACCTTGGGACTGTCAATACAGTGTTTGCTGCCTTATTCAG TAAGCTGGGAGTTCCTATCAAGACAACCATCTCTGCAAATGTTCTGGAGGAAGCATTGAATGGAACTGTGACTGTACGTCCTCTTCCTGTTGGAACATCAGTTAATGGAAAG GTAGATAAGCAGTGTGCCCACTTCTTTGGTGTGACAATAAGTGAGGAGCAAGCACAGGCGGGCATTGTAGTCCGCATTACTTCACCTGCTCAAAGCAAATTTAAG CTTCTTTACTTTGAACAAGAAGCAAATGGAGGTTATGGCCTAGCATTACAG GAGGATAGCGAGAAGACAGGCAAGATGACATCTGCAGGCATGTATTTCTTGCATTTTCAAGTGTATAGGTTGGATTCAACTGTAAACGCG TTAGCAATGGCCAAGGACCCTGAAGCCGCGTTCTTTAAAAGGTTGGAGGGTCTACAACCTTGTGAGGTTTCAGAATTGAAGCCAGGCACTCACATATTTGCTGTCTATG GTGATAACTTTTTCAAACCTGCATCTTACACGATAGAGGCACTGTGTGTGAAGTCTTACGAGGACACAACAGAGAAATTGATGGATATCGAGGCACAAATTTTGAGAAAAAGAAATGAACTCCGTCAATTTGAATCAGAGTACAGAAAG GCATTGGCTCGTTTCCAAGAAGTGACAAACAAATACAACCTAGAAAAGCAATCT GTTGATGAGCTACTAAAGCAACGTGACAGTATTCACTCTGCCTTCACTGTGGTAAAAACACTGAGTAATTCTGGAAGTAGTAGCAATTTGTCCAATGGGAGTACAAGCAAGTCTTCTGTTGAAGATTCCAGAGGTGAAAGCCCAGCGGAAGATGGTGGTTCTGATGGAAAAGACAAATCATCTCGGAAAAGGTGGTTCAATCTAAATATCAAGGGTTCTGATAAGAAGCTTGGATGA